Proteins found in one Lycium ferocissimum isolate CSIRO_LF1 chromosome 6, AGI_CSIRO_Lferr_CH_V1, whole genome shotgun sequence genomic segment:
- the LOC132061416 gene encoding uncharacterized protein LOC132061416: MRSFVDDTTELCIIYDRHPSIKKAVSIVFPLSHYGCCMKHLGENLRTTFHNTKVVSQFYKAAKSYNIDEFNDHFNQIRDTVPRASEHLERVGFHRWSGILPEIGIHTLLFPTSNTYVGATTSLVATGDLQKNFMRGVWSSSTHQTSLFLQLKKKISKFVNLGNKLLAHQIANYKFSVIGHGAVATIDLQSRSCTCRVFDLDKIPCPHAMAALRVQYGDDFGRRIYDYSSPYYKVENYIIAYCEEICPVPSEESWEVPLEILEREIPPPYVDPSKPEEGGQRGGVESGNHFQRGKTNAPYANSWPQKNNMSKPKCSIVVNSIML, translated from the exons atgagaagctTTGTAGATGATACCACAGAGTTGTGCATAATTTACGATAGGCATCCAAGTATCAAAAAGGCAGTTTCAATTGTCTTCCCTTTATCTCATTATGGTTGTTGCATGAAGCACCTTGGGGAAAATCTCCGAACCACCTTTCACAATACGAAGGTCGTATCTCAGTTTTATAAAGCAGCAAAATCGTACAATATAGATGAGTTCAATGaccatttcaatcaaataagaGATACCGTGCCTAGGGCTTCCGAACATCTTGAACGTGTTGGATTCCACAGATGGAGCGGTATTCTTCCCGAAATAGGTATTCATACATTactttttccaacaagtaacacataTGTTGGAGCAACTAcctcacttgttgcaacag GAGATTTGCAGAAAAATTTCATGAGAGGCGTATGGAGTTCATCGACTCACCAAACATCTTTGTTCCttcagttgaaaaaaaaaatttcaaaatttgtcaACTTGGGGAACAAGTTATTAGCCCATCAAATTGCCAACTACAAGTTCAGCGTCATCGGTCACGGTGCAGTTGCGACAATCGATCTGCAAAGTAGATCTTGTACTTGTAGAGTTTTTGACCTGGACAAAATACCTTGTCCACATGCAATGGCAGCGCTTCGTGTCCAATATGGTGACGACTTTGGAAGGCGAATTTATGACTACTCATCTCCATATTATAAGGTGGAGAATTACATAATTGCATATTGTGAGGAAATTTGTCCTGTGCCTTCTGAAGAATCTTGGGAAGTTCCTTTggagattttagagagagaaataccTCCTCCATATGTTGATCCAAGCAAACCGGAAGAAGGCGGACAAAGAGGAGGCGTGGAATCGGGGAATCATTTCCAACGAGGAAAAACAAATGCTCCTTATGCAAACAGCTGGCCACAAAAAAACAACATGTCCAAGCCtaaatgctccatagttgtaaATAGCATTATGCTTTAA